One stretch of Buteo buteo chromosome Z, bButBut1.hap1.1, whole genome shotgun sequence DNA includes these proteins:
- the AGXT2 gene encoding alanine--glyoxylate aminotransferase 2, mitochondrial isoform X2, translating into MARGVGPLLWGRGRPLGSVAFRQQKWKSFVSTHAKMPPCDFVPEKYKSYPYERMQKIREQSISPSLRMYYKKPLLLHQGHMQWLFDYEGRRYLDLFAGIVTVSVGHCHPKVTVATQKQLARLWHTTNIYMHPSIQEYAEKLTSLLPDPLKVVYLTNSGSEANDLAMFMARLYTRNFDIISFRGAYHGGSPYTLGLTSIGLYKHGVANGFGCSTTMLPDVFRGPWGGSHCRDSPVQTVRKCSCSEGVCHANDQYIEQFKDTLNTSVPKTIAGFIAEPIQGVNGAVQYPRSFLKEAYQLVRERGGICISDEVQTGFGRTGSHFWGFQTHDVVPDIVTLAKGIGNGFPMAAVVTTKEIASSLAQNLHFNTFGGSPLACVVGAAVLDAIEEDGLQKNSEDVGTYMLLELAKLRDKFEVVGDVRGKGLMIGVEMVTDKDSRHPLPAEEINQIWEDCKDMGVLIGRGGLYSQTFRIKPPMCITKKDVDFAVEVFHTALQRHMEKAAAK; encoded by the exons ATGGCGAGGGGAGTCGGGCCGCTGCTGTGGGGTCGTGGCCGCCCGCTCGGCAGCG TTGCCTTTAggcagcagaaatggaaaagctttGTCTCCACACACGCAAAAATGCCTCCTTGCGATTTTGTacctgaaaaatacaaa TCCTATCCGTATGAACGTATGCAGAAGATTCGTGAACAAAGTATTTCTCCTTCACTGCGAATGTATTACAAGAAGCCGTTGTTGTTGCATCAAGGACATATGCAGTGGTTGTTTGATTATGAAGGACGAAGATACCTTGATCTCTTTGCTGGAATTGTCACTGTCAGTGTTGGTCACTGTCACCC AAAGGTAACTGTGGCTACCCAGAAGCAGCTTGCTCGCCTGTGGCATACCACTAATATCTACATGCACCCATCAATCCAGGAGTATGCTGAAAAGCTAACTTCTCTTCTTCCAGATCCACTTAAG GTGGTTTATCTAACCAACAGCGGGTCAGAAGCCAATGATTTGGCTATGTTTATGGCAAGGCTATATACTCGTAACTTCGACATCATCTCTTTCAG AGGAGCGTACCATGGAGGCAGCCCTTACACGCTGGGATTGACATCTATTGGTCTTTATAAGCATGGTGTCGCCAATGGCTTTGGCTGTTCAACa ACGATGTTACCGGATGTTTTTCGTGGTCCATGGGGAGGCAGCCATTGTAGAGATTCTCCAGTACAAACTGTTCGAAAATGCAGCTGTTCTGAAG GTGTATGTCATGCAAATGACCAGTACATTGAACAGTTCAAAGACACTCTGAATACCTCAGTGCCAAAGACGATAGCTGGATTTATTGCTGAACCAATTCAA GGTGTTAACGGCGCTGTTCAGTACCCAAGAAGTTTCTTAAAGGAAGCTTATCAGCTAGTACGGGAAAGAGGGGGCATTTGTATTTCAGATGAA gtaCAGACAGGATTTGGACGGACAGGCAGCCATTTCTGGGGATTTCAAACACATGATGTAGTCCCTGACATTGTTACTTTGGCAAAAGGAATTGGTAATGGCTTTCCAATGGCAGCTGTTGTTACAACAAAAG agATTGCAAGTTCCTTGGCTCAAAACCTTCACTTTAATACATTTGGAGGAAGCCCTTTGGCCTGTGTAGTTGGAGCTGCAGTTCTTGAT GCTATTGAAGAAGATGGTCTACAAAAAAACAGTGAGGATGTGGGAACATACATGCTACTGGAGTTGGCTAAACTACGGGATAAATTTGAGGTTGTTGGAGATGTCCGTGGCAAGGGACTTATGATTGGAGTAGAAATGGTGACAGATAAG gaTAGTCGCCACCCTCTTCCAGCTGAAGAAATCAATCAGATCTGGGAGGACTGTAAAGACATGGGGGTTCTAATTGGCAGAGGAGGACTCTACAGTCAG acaTTTAGAATTAAACCTCCTATGTGCATTACTAAAAAGGATGTCGACTTTGCTGTGGAAGTATTTCATACTGCTTTACAGAGACACATggagaaagcagctgcaaaataG
- the AGXT2 gene encoding alanine--glyoxylate aminotransferase 2, mitochondrial isoform X1: MARGVGPLLWGRGRPLGSVAFRQQKWKSFVSTHAKMPPCDFVPEKYKSYPYERMQKIREQSISPSLRMYYKKPLLLHQGHMQWLFDYEGRRYLDLFAGIVTVSVGHCHPKVTVATQKQLARLWHTTNIYMHPSIQEYAEKLTSLLPDPLKVVYLTNSGSEANDLAMFMARLYTRNFDIISFRGAYHGGSPYTLGLTSIGLYKHGVANGFGCSTGEVWCYSTSVVQTSCLNETMLPDVFRGPWGGSHCRDSPVQTVRKCSCSEGVCHANDQYIEQFKDTLNTSVPKTIAGFIAEPIQGVNGAVQYPRSFLKEAYQLVRERGGICISDEVQTGFGRTGSHFWGFQTHDVVPDIVTLAKGIGNGFPMAAVVTTKEIASSLAQNLHFNTFGGSPLACVVGAAVLDAIEEDGLQKNSEDVGTYMLLELAKLRDKFEVVGDVRGKGLMIGVEMVTDKDSRHPLPAEEINQIWEDCKDMGVLIGRGGLYSQTFRIKPPMCITKKDVDFAVEVFHTALQRHMEKAAAK, from the exons ATGGCGAGGGGAGTCGGGCCGCTGCTGTGGGGTCGTGGCCGCCCGCTCGGCAGCG TTGCCTTTAggcagcagaaatggaaaagctttGTCTCCACACACGCAAAAATGCCTCCTTGCGATTTTGTacctgaaaaatacaaa TCCTATCCGTATGAACGTATGCAGAAGATTCGTGAACAAAGTATTTCTCCTTCACTGCGAATGTATTACAAGAAGCCGTTGTTGTTGCATCAAGGACATATGCAGTGGTTGTTTGATTATGAAGGACGAAGATACCTTGATCTCTTTGCTGGAATTGTCACTGTCAGTGTTGGTCACTGTCACCC AAAGGTAACTGTGGCTACCCAGAAGCAGCTTGCTCGCCTGTGGCATACCACTAATATCTACATGCACCCATCAATCCAGGAGTATGCTGAAAAGCTAACTTCTCTTCTTCCAGATCCACTTAAG GTGGTTTATCTAACCAACAGCGGGTCAGAAGCCAATGATTTGGCTATGTTTATGGCAAGGCTATATACTCGTAACTTCGACATCATCTCTTTCAG AGGAGCGTACCATGGAGGCAGCCCTTACACGCTGGGATTGACATCTATTGGTCTTTATAAGCATGGTGTCGCCAATGGCTTTGGCTGTTCAACa GGGGAAGTTTGGTGTTATTCCACAAGTGTTGTTCAGACAAGTTGCTTGAATGAG ACGATGTTACCGGATGTTTTTCGTGGTCCATGGGGAGGCAGCCATTGTAGAGATTCTCCAGTACAAACTGTTCGAAAATGCAGCTGTTCTGAAG GTGTATGTCATGCAAATGACCAGTACATTGAACAGTTCAAAGACACTCTGAATACCTCAGTGCCAAAGACGATAGCTGGATTTATTGCTGAACCAATTCAA GGTGTTAACGGCGCTGTTCAGTACCCAAGAAGTTTCTTAAAGGAAGCTTATCAGCTAGTACGGGAAAGAGGGGGCATTTGTATTTCAGATGAA gtaCAGACAGGATTTGGACGGACAGGCAGCCATTTCTGGGGATTTCAAACACATGATGTAGTCCCTGACATTGTTACTTTGGCAAAAGGAATTGGTAATGGCTTTCCAATGGCAGCTGTTGTTACAACAAAAG agATTGCAAGTTCCTTGGCTCAAAACCTTCACTTTAATACATTTGGAGGAAGCCCTTTGGCCTGTGTAGTTGGAGCTGCAGTTCTTGAT GCTATTGAAGAAGATGGTCTACAAAAAAACAGTGAGGATGTGGGAACATACATGCTACTGGAGTTGGCTAAACTACGGGATAAATTTGAGGTTGTTGGAGATGTCCGTGGCAAGGGACTTATGATTGGAGTAGAAATGGTGACAGATAAG gaTAGTCGCCACCCTCTTCCAGCTGAAGAAATCAATCAGATCTGGGAGGACTGTAAAGACATGGGGGTTCTAATTGGCAGAGGAGGACTCTACAGTCAG acaTTTAGAATTAAACCTCCTATGTGCATTACTAAAAAGGATGTCGACTTTGCTGTGGAAGTATTTCATACTGCTTTACAGAGACACATggagaaagcagctgcaaaataG